From Demequina capsici:
GCCTGATCGACGCCGCGCGTGACGTGAGCGAGGGTGGCCTCCTTGCTGCGGCATCGCTCGGCGCCCTCCGCTACGGGGTGGGTGCGCGCATCGTCGTGGACGAGATCTGCAAGCGTGACGGCATCACCGCCGCCCAGGCGCTGCTCAGCGAATCCCAGGGCCGCGCACTGGTCGCCGTGCCGCGTACCGAGGAGCCGCGCTTCACCGCGATGCTGGAGGCACGCGGCGTTCCGGCGCTTCGTGTGGGCGTCACGTATGACCACGAGGCGAGCTCGGAGGCAGCGCTTGAGTTCCAGGGCCTGTTCGCGCTCCCGCTGGCGGAGCTGGAGCAGGTCTGGGCTGAGACGATCCCGTCCCGTTTCGCCTGATGGTCCCGCGCCGGCGCATCCCGGTGGCTGCTGGTAGGGCTGCCGTGGCTGCTTGGCGTGCGGCTGCGGATGAGGGCTCTGACGTTGAGCGCGTGACGACGGCGACGGCGGTGCGGTTCCTGCTCGAGGAGCTCTCGGTGCGCGCTCCCGGCCGTTCGGTCGAGGTGCGCGTGCCGCCGTTCGGTGCTGTCCAGTGCATCGAGGGGACGACTCATACTCGTGGCACTCCTCCTGCGGTGATCGAGACGGACGCGGCGACGTGGTTGTCGCTCGCGACCGGCGCGCTCGTATGGTCCGACGCGCTGGCCGATGGTCGGTTGCAGGCCTCGGGCGAGCGCACCGACCTCACTGCGCTGCTGCCGTTGGTGTGACCTTGCTTCGTCGCGCGCGGCTCCTTCGCGGCGGTGTCGATGCGTGCACGTCCGCCGAGTCGGGGCGTGCGGCTCGGGTCGATCCGCCTTGGTGGGATCAGCCACACCCTGGTGCCGCGTGCCTCGATGCTCCACCCGTCCCTGTGCACGTCGTGATGGCAGCGCACGCAGAGCAGCACGCCGTTGGAGAGGTCTGTGCGACCGGAGTCTCGCTCCCACCATCGGACGTGGTGGGCTTCGCACCAGTCGGGCGGCGCGTGGCACTTCGCACAACCTCCGTCGCGTTCGACGAGCGCGAGCCGTTGGGCCTGGGTGAACAGCCGTCGCCGGCGGCCCCAGTCGAGGATCTCGCCCTCGCCGCCGAGCACTGCGGGGATGACCTCAGCGTCGGCCGCGAGCCGGCGTGCGGTGGCCACGCTGACGGGTGTCGGCATGCCGTCGATGGCGGCCGTCCCTTCGCCGTTCGAAAGATCGTCGAGCGTGAGGCGCACGACCACAGTGGTCTTCACTCCTGCGTGGGTCGACTCGCAACCCTGCGCATGCCGTGCCAGCCAGGTGAGTGCGTCGGCACGGAGCTGACCGGCTGAGGGCGCGATCGCGACGCCTTGCCCACGGCTCCGCCGCTCGTCTCGAGCCATCTGAAAGGCGTTGCGGACGAACGCATCGATCATCGCGCGTACTGGCGCGGCGGCACCCGGGTCGAGGCGTGCGGTGAGCAGCATCGACCCGTCCGCTTCGTGCTTCATCGACAGGAATCGCTCGTGGTGCGCGCGTTCCTCGCGGCGCTCGAGCTCGCGCGGGTCCATGCGCGCTTCAGCGAAGGCGACCATGCGCCGCACCTGCGGAAGCGGGAGCCCGACAGCCTTGGTCACCATGTCGCGCTCGGCCTGCGCGAGGTCCTCGGGATCGACCGCGCGGACGACACGGTCCAAGGCCCCTGCCAGAAGCGCACCTGCGTCGACCGAGAGGTGCCCGCGCGAGAGCGCCTCTGCCAGGAAAGGGAGGATCGGCGCTGCGTCGTGGTTCGCGCGGTCGCCGTCGTGT
This genomic window contains:
- a CDS encoding sterol carrier family protein, encoding MVPRRRIPVAAGRAAVAAWRAAADEGSDVERVTTATAVRFLLEELSVRAPGRSVEVRVPPFGAVQCIEGTTHTRGTPPAVIETDAATWLSLATGALVWSDALADGRLQASGERTDLTALLPLV